Proteins co-encoded in one Bremerella sp. TYQ1 genomic window:
- a CDS encoding ABC transporter permease, with the protein MKYKIIRMLDVAGLRVFEPVVLLCYGENPRQQLKQIGLYIAIPIAVMVACVIAWDQIGPRIKTRAGEVPTPAQVVEAYDGIADFHNREYTKVDDYHQSGESRKEALAAAEQSLEQLDQQWTAISDQSEKHLETLLSKIPDNAVKKKKSIQNDWQTLNEELNTSDASAQDEARRKFAFVEGLSAEFVSVSLSKLSDGVSKQQEAYKQDQQTRAKALTALAAKIPADDYKQKVDYVHLVNEHLRKASQENEHLKELRSELSERRGKSLPEVEALRQQISATGQQAEFLRTRINLLTEGNREQKVAQAESEMEDLKRKYATATGPEMFALAQQIIQRDERINTIAGSEFAKPPTFFDQIWTSLKCVFTGFFIATAIAIPIGVFCGMSRVFMASMTPLISLFKPVSPIVWLPIVFFIVGAFITKPDEAWIQPSFLSSAITVALCSLWPTLVNTALGVSAIDQDHLNVARVLRLGLWDRLTKIIIPSALPLIFTGLRISLGVGWMVLIAAELLSSSPGLGKFVWDMFNNGSSATFAQMFVACGFVGVIGLLLDRIMIVFQRMVSFDGAPTAL; encoded by the coding sequence ATGAAGTACAAAATCATCCGCATGCTGGACGTCGCCGGGCTCCGTGTCTTCGAGCCGGTCGTGCTTCTTTGCTACGGCGAAAACCCACGCCAGCAACTGAAGCAAATCGGACTCTACATTGCGATTCCCATCGCCGTGATGGTCGCATGTGTGATTGCGTGGGATCAAATCGGACCACGCATCAAAACAAGAGCTGGCGAAGTTCCAACCCCAGCTCAGGTGGTTGAAGCATACGACGGAATTGCCGACTTCCATAATCGCGAATACACCAAAGTCGACGACTATCACCAATCAGGAGAAAGCCGCAAAGAAGCTCTGGCAGCGGCCGAGCAGTCGCTCGAGCAACTCGACCAACAGTGGACGGCAATCAGTGATCAAAGTGAAAAGCACCTGGAAACCCTGCTTTCCAAGATCCCTGACAATGCCGTAAAGAAAAAGAAATCAATCCAAAATGATTGGCAGACACTGAATGAAGAACTAAATACTTCGGACGCTTCCGCTCAGGACGAAGCTCGCCGGAAGTTCGCTTTCGTGGAAGGGCTTTCTGCCGAGTTCGTCTCGGTTAGCCTATCAAAACTTTCTGACGGCGTTTCCAAGCAGCAAGAAGCTTACAAGCAGGATCAGCAGACACGCGCGAAAGCATTAACGGCTCTCGCTGCCAAGATACCAGCGGATGACTACAAGCAAAAAGTAGACTACGTCCATTTAGTTAACGAACACTTACGAAAGGCGAGCCAGGAAAACGAGCACCTTAAAGAGCTTCGTTCCGAACTATCCGAACGACGTGGCAAATCGCTGCCGGAAGTCGAAGCATTGCGTCAGCAAATAAGTGCTACTGGACAGCAAGCAGAATTCCTCCGAACCCGAATCAATCTTCTAACCGAAGGCAATCGAGAGCAAAAAGTCGCGCAAGCAGAATCGGAAATGGAAGACCTGAAACGAAAGTACGCTACCGCGACTGGCCCTGAAATGTTCGCTCTCGCCCAACAAATTATTCAGCGCGACGAACGAATCAATACGATCGCAGGGTCAGAATTCGCTAAGCCTCCGACTTTTTTCGATCAGATTTGGACAAGTCTCAAGTGTGTCTTTACCGGGTTTTTCATTGCTACCGCGATCGCCATTCCCATTGGTGTCTTCTGTGGAATGAGCCGGGTATTCATGGCTTCGATGACCCCGCTAATCTCGCTGTTCAAACCCGTATCGCCGATTGTTTGGCTACCGATTGTGTTCTTTATTGTGGGAGCATTCATCACTAAGCCGGACGAAGCTTGGATTCAACCTTCCTTTCTAAGCTCGGCAATTACGGTTGCTCTTTGTTCGCTTTGGCCAACGTTGGTGAATACCGCCCTCGGTGTCTCAGCCATTGACCAAGATCATCTGAACGTTGCTCGTGTGCTTCGCCTTGGACTTTGGGATCGACTGACCAAGATCATCATCCCGTCCGCTTTGCCGTTGATCTTCACTGGGTTGCGAATCTCGCTGGGGGTCGGCTGGATGGTGCTGATTGCCGCTGAGCTGCTTTCCAGCAGTCCCGGCCTTGGGAAGTTTGTGTGGGACATGTTCAACAACGGGTCATCCGCGACGTTTGCCCAGATGTTTGTGGCTTGCGGTTTCGTGGGGGTGATCGGTTTGTTGCTGGATCGAATCATGATCGTGTTCCAACGCATGGTTAGCTTCGATGGCGCACCGACCGCTCTGTAA
- a CDS encoding CmpA/NrtA family ABC transporter substrate-binding protein, translated as MKTSGILSRYVLLTGLIAISILTGCSESAPSGPSLDELDLSALAATVDANADESSESDSTSATSIETVATVGAPEKNTLKLGFIKLTDCAPLVIAKEKGFFADEGLQVDVEAQPNWKTLLDRVINGELDGAHMLSGQPIAATIGIGTEAHIITAFTMDLNGNGITVSNNIWQQMQDNDAKLKSPTPPHPISADSLRPIVDDYKAGGTPLKMGMVFPVSTHNYELRYWLAASGIHPGMYTETDTVGETNADVLLSVTPPPMMPTVLEAGNIQGYCVGEPWNQQAVAKGIGVPVTTNYDVWKNNPEKVFGVTKRWNDENPNTHVAVVKALIRAGKWLDATDEDGKLINREEACRILAKPNYVGADYDVIKNSMTGFFYFQKSDKRPMPDFNVFFKYHCTYPWYSDGVWFLTQMRRWGQITEPKSAEWYDETAKKIYRPDIYRLAAGSLVAAGKLTEEEIPAEDTDGYKPPTAEGDFIDGVVYDGHDPIGYLNSHAIGNKDK; from the coding sequence ATGAAAACGTCCGGAATACTGAGCCGCTATGTCTTGCTGACAGGGCTGATCGCTATCTCCATTCTTACTGGCTGCTCAGAAAGCGCACCGTCAGGTCCTAGCCTCGACGAACTCGATCTCAGCGCTTTGGCAGCTACCGTCGATGCCAACGCGGACGAATCCTCTGAATCCGATTCGACGTCAGCTACATCGATCGAAACGGTCGCGACAGTCGGAGCTCCAGAAAAGAACACTCTAAAGCTTGGCTTCATCAAGCTGACCGACTGTGCCCCGCTGGTGATTGCCAAAGAGAAAGGATTCTTCGCGGACGAGGGATTGCAAGTCGATGTCGAGGCTCAGCCTAACTGGAAGACGCTGCTCGACCGCGTGATCAATGGCGAGCTAGATGGAGCCCACATGCTTTCCGGACAGCCGATCGCCGCGACCATTGGGATCGGAACCGAGGCACACATCATTACCGCATTCACAATGGATTTGAACGGCAACGGCATCACTGTCTCAAACAATATTTGGCAGCAGATGCAAGACAACGATGCCAAACTGAAAAGCCCTACCCCGCCGCACCCGATTTCGGCCGATTCCCTGCGTCCCATTGTCGACGATTACAAAGCTGGCGGAACGCCCCTGAAAATGGGCATGGTCTTCCCTGTCTCGACGCATAACTACGAACTGCGCTATTGGCTGGCCGCCTCTGGAATTCATCCGGGGATGTACACCGAAACCGATACCGTCGGCGAGACGAACGCAGACGTTCTGTTGTCGGTGACCCCTCCGCCGATGATGCCGACCGTTTTGGAAGCGGGCAACATTCAAGGATATTGCGTCGGCGAGCCTTGGAATCAGCAGGCAGTTGCCAAGGGAATTGGTGTTCCCGTTACGACGAATTATGACGTCTGGAAAAACAACCCGGAAAAAGTATTCGGTGTTACCAAGCGCTGGAACGACGAAAACCCTAACACTCACGTTGCTGTTGTCAAAGCACTGATTCGTGCTGGCAAGTGGCTCGATGCAACCGACGAAGATGGCAAGCTAATCAATCGAGAAGAAGCTTGCCGAATTCTAGCAAAACCCAACTACGTTGGTGCCGACTACGACGTGATCAAGAATTCGATGACCGGCTTCTTTTACTTCCAAAAGTCAGACAAGCGTCCAATGCCTGACTTCAACGTCTTCTTCAAATATCACTGCACCTACCCTTGGTATAGCGATGGCGTTTGGTTCCTGACGCAGATGCGACGATGGGGACAGATTACCGAGCCGAAGTCTGCTGAGTGGTACGACGAGACGGCCAAGAAGATTTATCGACCGGACATCTATCGCCTGGCTGCCGGATCTTTGGTTGCCGCAGGCAAACTCACCGAAGAAGAGATCCCCGCAGAAGACACCGACGGCTATAAGCCTCCTACCGCGGAAGGAGATTTCATCGACGGTGTCGTATACGACGGGCACGACCCAATCGGTTATCTCAACTCCCACGCGATCGGAAACAAGGACAAGTAA
- a CDS encoding alginate export family protein codes for MTHSMTTWLSAFAVCLGGATPFVLHGQEVTPPQSALLENAPVTRISDAEFSPSDAIPAVPTAATYNGEMEYADTAAQLGATECCDPKKVAELNKKAAAAYKPLYFDNDFTYLCDPCYDGCLLGEDLKRLCVGNCGVLDIGGEYRARYHHEQNMKPFLNGVDDDFLLHRLRLYANYEVNENIRIYGEMLHAVSQYESAPPRPIDENYWELQNLFIDGKLLDTCNGTLTARVGRQELLYGSQRLVSPLDWANIRRRFDGVKLFYRGDAWDIDGFLTRPIRKDTYDWDSTNQDQSFYGIYSTYKKSDLGKIDLYWLGYENNDSPFRYQTLGSRLVGEKSFLLYELEGAFQTGEFQGADHDAGFFTIGMGHQFNEMAWKPKVMVYYDWASGDSITGNGFDQLFPLGHAYLGWMDLFARRNIEDFNVQLTAKPCDAWTLIAWYHVFNRQDTDDVPYTVVNAPYPNTTPDGSRYLGQEIDFLAKCQLTPRSDIIFGYSHFFTGSYFQDQHALNPAVFDGDADFFWTQFTLRF; via the coding sequence ATGACCCACTCGATGACCACGTGGCTATCCGCGTTTGCGGTTTGCCTCGGTGGGGCGACTCCTTTTGTGCTGCATGGCCAGGAAGTAACGCCCCCACAGTCGGCCCTTCTTGAAAATGCGCCGGTAACGCGTATCTCGGACGCCGAGTTCTCACCTTCGGACGCCATTCCGGCCGTTCCGACCGCGGCAACCTATAACGGTGAGATGGAGTATGCAGACACCGCTGCACAGTTGGGAGCAACTGAATGTTGCGATCCCAAAAAAGTGGCAGAGCTGAATAAAAAAGCCGCGGCTGCTTACAAGCCGCTCTATTTCGACAACGATTTCACCTATCTATGCGATCCATGCTACGACGGGTGCTTGCTGGGGGAAGATCTCAAGCGGTTGTGTGTCGGCAATTGTGGTGTGCTCGATATCGGTGGTGAGTACCGAGCTCGATACCATCACGAGCAAAACATGAAACCATTTCTGAACGGAGTGGACGACGACTTCCTGCTGCATCGACTTCGTTTGTACGCTAACTACGAAGTCAACGAAAACATTCGCATCTACGGCGAAATGCTGCACGCGGTGAGTCAGTACGAAAGTGCCCCACCTCGCCCAATTGACGAAAACTATTGGGAACTGCAGAACCTGTTTATCGACGGTAAGCTTCTTGATACGTGCAATGGAACATTGACGGCACGCGTCGGTCGCCAGGAATTGTTATACGGCAGTCAGCGTTTGGTCTCGCCACTCGACTGGGCGAACATTCGTCGACGTTTTGACGGTGTAAAGCTCTTTTACCGTGGTGATGCTTGGGATATCGACGGTTTTCTGACACGTCCGATCCGCAAAGACACCTACGATTGGGATTCGACCAACCAAGATCAGTCGTTCTACGGAATTTATTCTACGTACAAGAAGAGTGACCTCGGTAAGATCGACCTCTACTGGCTTGGCTACGAAAACAACGATTCGCCGTTTCGTTACCAAACCCTCGGCAGCCGCTTGGTTGGTGAGAAGAGCTTTTTGCTGTACGAATTGGAAGGGGCATTCCAGACTGGGGAATTCCAAGGAGCGGATCACGACGCGGGGTTCTTCACCATTGGTATGGGACACCAGTTCAATGAAATGGCATGGAAACCGAAAGTCATGGTTTATTATGACTGGGCTTCTGGTGATTCGATCACAGGCAATGGCTTCGATCAACTGTTTCCGCTTGGCCACGCCTACCTTGGTTGGATGGACTTGTTCGCACGACGAAATATCGAGGACTTCAATGTTCAGCTGACTGCAAAGCCGTGCGATGCTTGGACATTGATCGCCTGGTATCACGTGTTCAATCGACAAGATACCGACGACGTCCCATACACGGTCGTTAATGCTCCGTACCCGAACACGACACCCGATGGCTCGCGTTATCTCGGTCAGGAAATCGATTTCCTCGCCAAGTGTCAATTGACGCCACGCTCGGACATTATTTTCGGCTACTCACACTTCTTCACCGGATCGTACTTCCAGGATCAGCATGCCTTGAATCCTGCGGTATTTGACGGCGATGCCGACTTCTTTTGGACCCAGTTCACGCTGCGGTTCTAA
- a CDS encoding sigma-54 dependent transcriptional regulator, with amino-acid sequence MTTQNYLGTKRERRVLVIDDDPSVASVVTTALSHDGIRVQHAENGTTGLQQLVQFRPDVLILDHLLPDGEGLQILGRVNRIDARLPVLFVTARSCSDLAIEAMKHGAFDFLAKPLQLEKVAEKTQQALESRQLMLMPVQLPSQVDPMIDGADHLIGQCQEMQEVYKAIGRAAAHDVPVLIEGEIGTGKELVARAIYQHGRRKDRPFMKVVCSDFSAEWLESELFGHEPNSLAGAAERRIGKIEQCHGGTVLLEGISAIPQAVQSKLVRFIQDKSFERVGGQEAVQVNTTLIFTSNKNTERLTAEGMIRHDLFYLLNAFMIRIPPLRERGADLPKLVDHFVGQFCRVERIVQTGAVRTSPEALRLLSDYPWPGNVAELRSVLRRALIESRGTVIAGDYLRNALRDMPRSEEGLETKILSTHVCDWEDFIQEKIEAGSNDLYSDSVMEMERHVLTIILRKTSGNQAKAARMLGITRTSLRKKIHYLGLAIEEFVSTV; translated from the coding sequence TTGACAACGCAAAACTATCTTGGGACGAAACGTGAGCGTCGCGTGCTGGTGATCGACGATGATCCCAGCGTGGCGTCAGTCGTGACAACGGCATTGAGCCACGACGGTATCCGCGTACAACACGCGGAGAACGGAACCACTGGATTGCAACAGCTTGTCCAGTTCCGCCCTGACGTACTGATTCTGGATCACCTTTTGCCAGATGGTGAAGGGTTACAAATCTTGGGACGCGTCAATCGAATTGATGCTCGCTTGCCCGTGCTTTTCGTTACTGCGCGTAGTTGCAGTGATCTTGCCATTGAAGCGATGAAGCATGGCGCGTTCGACTTTCTTGCAAAGCCACTTCAACTGGAGAAAGTCGCAGAGAAGACACAACAGGCTTTGGAGAGTCGGCAACTGATGTTGATGCCGGTTCAGCTTCCTTCCCAGGTCGATCCCATGATCGATGGAGCAGACCATCTCATTGGCCAATGCCAGGAGATGCAAGAGGTTTACAAAGCCATCGGTCGAGCAGCGGCTCACGACGTACCAGTTTTGATTGAAGGAGAGATCGGAACTGGGAAAGAGCTTGTCGCTCGCGCAATCTACCAGCATGGTCGACGCAAAGATCGTCCTTTCATGAAGGTCGTTTGCAGCGACTTTAGTGCCGAATGGCTTGAAAGTGAGTTGTTTGGGCATGAACCGAATTCACTTGCGGGCGCCGCCGAACGTCGAATCGGCAAAATCGAACAATGCCACGGGGGGACCGTCCTGCTTGAAGGGATCTCGGCCATTCCTCAGGCAGTGCAAAGCAAACTGGTTCGCTTCATTCAAGACAAGTCCTTCGAGAGAGTAGGAGGCCAGGAAGCAGTCCAGGTCAATACGACTCTCATCTTCACGTCGAATAAGAACACCGAGCGTTTGACGGCTGAAGGGATGATTCGACACGACTTGTTTTACCTTCTCAATGCATTCATGATCCGCATACCTCCTTTGCGAGAACGGGGTGCCGATTTACCAAAGCTGGTTGATCACTTTGTGGGGCAATTCTGTCGGGTCGAACGAATCGTACAAACCGGTGCCGTTAGGACCTCTCCTGAAGCATTGCGTTTGCTGTCGGACTATCCTTGGCCAGGCAACGTTGCTGAACTTCGAAGCGTTTTACGCCGAGCTTTGATTGAGTCGCGAGGTACGGTAATCGCAGGCGATTATCTTCGCAACGCACTACGGGATATGCCGAGAAGCGAGGAAGGGCTTGAGACCAAGATTCTTTCGACGCATGTGTGCGATTGGGAGGATTTCATTCAGGAAAAGATCGAAGCTGGCTCAAACGATCTTTATTCTGATTCCGTGATGGAAATGGAGCGTCACGTTCTAACCATTATTCTACGTAAGACGTCTGGTAATCAGGCCAAGGCGGCCCGTATGCTGGGGATTACACGAACCAGTCTCCGCAAGAAGATCCACTATCTTGGACTGGCAATCGAGGAATTCGTGAGTACGGTTTAA
- a CDS encoding ATP-binding protein: MSDSTVINVAGRQRMLSQKITKLALQISSTEDPYKSSEQRQELRESLSLWEKCHRGLQDGNEALGLPGNNSETVTQLYAELEPDFLAIQSAALKILDEQGDENAEAVVDASLQEILSHEGQFLAGMDEIVYVYDQEAESRVASLRSIEHGLLIVTLMVLLFEGLFIFRPAVGQIQRMVTRLRENADALELAKNSAEAANQEKTRFLAKMSHELRTPMNAILGLSEVLLRGRLIDNQKKLLNTIHDSAQSLMGLLTDLLDMSKLEVNTDLKLRQDPLNPRDTISKVVEMFIHQAETRGLELNLSTTKDLDVWVLGDENRLRQVLVNLIQNALKFTPTGKISVETEVQRHHAHEVVVSISVTDTGPGISAEDQATIFEPFKQAERDRGKHGGAGLGLSIAYRLVQAMNGQVRLVSQLGTGTTFIVEIPFARSFDHVDQEDQWRHDKSAPAEVIPTLSKAKLLVVEDVEANRLVIGSMLEELGVPYRTAESIETGLECLNEVWPDLILLDLELPDGTGFDFFQDLIAQCVAVDRNRPLVIALTAHATEEFREKTELAGMDGFLTKPVTLEGVRSILAMLQGGQGGTGEWEPKPHSAVGPAPTTSFRDNPLASYPEELRMRLLTLYIENYQQQYRDLLAAKESVSPKEFSFAAHKLLGMATNFGMNQAVSILRELDNEQIDLSDPAIPEQLEKLLVCLDQLAELASRETST, encoded by the coding sequence TTGAGTGATTCGACGGTCATTAACGTGGCTGGTCGGCAGCGTATGCTGAGTCAAAAAATTACAAAGCTGGCTCTGCAAATCAGTTCGACAGAAGATCCGTACAAAAGCTCGGAGCAACGCCAAGAGTTGCGAGAGTCATTGAGCCTGTGGGAGAAATGCCATCGCGGTCTTCAAGATGGCAACGAGGCGTTAGGCTTGCCTGGCAATAATAGCGAAACGGTTACGCAACTATATGCCGAGCTTGAGCCTGACTTTCTGGCAATACAGTCTGCGGCGCTGAAAATCTTAGATGAGCAAGGTGATGAAAACGCCGAAGCCGTTGTCGACGCATCTCTCCAAGAGATTCTGTCGCACGAAGGTCAATTTCTCGCGGGCATGGACGAGATTGTTTACGTCTACGACCAGGAAGCGGAAAGCCGCGTTGCAAGCCTTCGTAGTATCGAACATGGCTTGCTGATCGTCACGCTGATGGTGCTGCTGTTCGAAGGGTTATTCATCTTTCGACCTGCCGTCGGTCAAATCCAACGCATGGTCACCCGCTTACGAGAAAACGCCGATGCTTTGGAGCTTGCGAAAAACTCCGCCGAGGCCGCCAACCAAGAGAAGACTCGTTTTTTAGCGAAGATGAGCCACGAACTTCGAACCCCTATGAACGCGATTCTTGGGCTTTCGGAGGTTCTGCTACGAGGACGCTTGATCGATAACCAGAAGAAGCTTCTCAACACGATTCATGATTCGGCCCAGTCATTGATGGGGCTTCTCACCGATCTATTGGATATGTCGAAGTTGGAAGTGAATACTGACTTGAAACTTCGACAAGATCCTTTAAACCCGCGGGATACGATCAGTAAAGTCGTTGAGATGTTTATTCATCAGGCTGAAACACGCGGCTTGGAGTTGAACCTTTCGACCACGAAGGATCTCGATGTTTGGGTGTTGGGCGATGAAAATCGGCTGAGGCAAGTCCTCGTCAATTTGATTCAAAATGCACTTAAATTCACACCTACAGGCAAAATTTCGGTCGAGACGGAAGTACAGCGACATCATGCGCACGAGGTCGTAGTCAGCATTTCCGTGACCGATACTGGTCCTGGGATTTCAGCCGAAGATCAGGCGACGATTTTCGAGCCATTCAAGCAAGCCGAACGGGATCGTGGAAAGCATGGTGGAGCGGGACTGGGACTGAGTATTGCCTATCGCCTCGTTCAAGCGATGAATGGCCAGGTCCGATTGGTCAGCCAATTGGGAACTGGGACGACATTCATCGTGGAGATACCATTCGCGAGATCCTTCGATCACGTCGACCAAGAGGATCAATGGCGACACGACAAGTCAGCGCCGGCCGAAGTCATACCTACGCTATCCAAGGCGAAATTGCTTGTCGTCGAAGATGTCGAGGCAAACCGGTTGGTTATCGGCTCGATGTTGGAAGAGCTAGGAGTACCCTATCGAACGGCCGAGTCGATCGAAACGGGACTGGAGTGTTTAAATGAAGTTTGGCCTGACTTAATCCTGCTTGACTTGGAACTACCGGATGGAACTGGATTCGATTTCTTTCAGGACTTGATTGCCCAGTGTGTTGCCGTTGATCGAAACCGTCCCCTAGTGATTGCATTGACTGCTCACGCGACCGAAGAATTTCGTGAAAAAACAGAATTGGCAGGCATGGATGGATTCCTTACGAAACCGGTCACACTGGAAGGCGTACGTTCCATTCTTGCCATGCTGCAGGGAGGACAAGGGGGTACAGGTGAATGGGAGCCAAAGCCGCATAGTGCTGTCGGTCCAGCACCAACAACTTCTTTTCGAGATAACCCTCTCGCATCGTACCCTGAAGAACTAAGGATGCGTCTTCTAACTCTTTACATTGAAAACTATCAGCAGCAATATCGTGATTTGTTAGCTGCCAAAGAATCGGTTTCTCCGAAAGAGTTTTCGTTTGCTGCGCATAAGCTACTTGGGATGGCTACAAACTTTGGTATGAATCAAGCGGTGAGTATTTTGCGAGAGTTAGACAACGAGCAGATCGACCTGAGCGATCCCGCGATTCCAGAGCAATTGGAAAAGCTGCTCGTTTGTCTGGATCAGCTTGCGGAGCTTGCAAGTCGAGAAACATCCACCTGA